The following coding sequences lie in one Peromyscus maniculatus bairdii isolate BWxNUB_F1_BW_parent chromosome 3, HU_Pman_BW_mat_3.1, whole genome shotgun sequence genomic window:
- the Phc1 gene encoding polyhomeotic-like protein 1 isoform X3 gives MGLESEHHPWGPWTTIMETESEQNSSSTNGSSSSGGSSRPQIAQMSLYERQAVQALQALQRQPNAAQYFHQFMLQQQLSNAQLHSLAAVQQATIAASRQASSPNSSTAQQQSATTQASINLATTSAAQLISRSQSVSSPSATTLTQSVLLGNTTSPPLNQSQAQMYLRPQLGNLLQVNRTLGRNVPLASQLILMPNGAVAAVQQEVPPAQSPGVHADADQVQNLAVRNQQASAQGPQMPGSTQKAIPPGASPVSGLSQASSQALAVAQASSGASGQSLNLSQAGGGSGNSLPGSMGPGGGGQAPGGLGQLPSSGLGGGSCSRKGTGVVQPLPPAQTVTVSQGSQTEAESVAAKKADADGSGQQSVGMNLTRTATPAPSQTLISSATYTQIQPHSLIQQQQQIHLQQKQVVIQQQIAIHHQQQFQHRQSQLLHTATHLQLAQQQQQQQQQQQQQPQATTLTAPQPAQVPPTQQVPPSQSQQQAQTLVVQPMLQSSPLSLPPDPTPKPPIPIQSKPPVAPIKPPQLGAAKMSATQQPPPHIPVQVVGTRQPGTAQAQALGLAQLAAAVPTSRGMPGAVQPGQAHLASSPPSSQASGALQECPPALAPGMTLAPVQGTAHVVKGGPTASSPVMAQVPAAFYMQSVHLPGKPQTLAVKRKAESEEERDDGSTLGSVLPAKASPASESPKVLEEKNSVGEKAEPVASLNANPPSSDLVALAPTPSVPPPTLALVSRQMGDSKPPQAIVKPQILTHIIEGFVIQEGAEPFPVGCSQLLKESEKPLQAGLLTGLNESQSSGPLGGDSPSIELDKKASLLKCEYCGKYAPAEQFRGSKRFCSMTCAKRYNVSCSHQFRLKRKKMKEFQEASYARVRRRGPRRSSSDIARAKIQGKRHRGQEDSSRGSDNSSYDEALSPTSPGPLSVRPGHGERDLGNTITAPPTPELHGINPVFLSSNPSRWSVEEVYEFIASLQGCQEIAEEFRSQEIDGQALLLLKEEHLMSAMNIKLGPALKICAKINVLKET, from the exons GCCACAATTGCTGCCAGTCGGCAGGCTAGCTCCCCAAACAGCAGCACTGCACAGCAGCAGAGTGCTACCACCCAGGCCTCG ATCAACCTGGCGACCACATCAGCTGCGCAGCTCATCAGCCGATCCCAGAGTGTGAGCTCTCCCAGTGCTACCACCTTGACCCAGTCTGTGTTACTGGGGAACACTACTTCCCCACCCCTCAACCAGTCCCAGGCCCAGATGTATCTGCGG CCACAGCTGGGAAACCTATTGCAGGTTAACCGGACCTTGGGCCGGAATGTGCCTCTAGCCTCCCAACTCATCCTGATGCCCAATGGGGCAGTGGCTGCAGTCCAGCAGGAGGTGCCACCCGCTCAGTCTCCGGGAGTTCATGCAGATGCAGATCAG GTGCAGAACTTGGCAGTGAGGAACCAGCAGGCCTCAGCTCAAGGACCCCAGATGCCAGGCTCCACTCAGAAGGCCATCCCTCCTGGAGCTTCTCCTGTTTCTGGCCTCTCCCAGGCTTCTAGCCAGGCCCTAGCTGTGGCCCAGGCTTCTTCTGGGGCCTCAGGCCAGTCACTGAACCTTAGTCAAGCTGGTGGAGGCAGTGGGAATAGCCTCCCAGGCTCTATGGGCCCAGGTGGAGGTGGCCAGGCGCCTGGGGGCTTGGGTCAGTTGCCATCTTCAGGATTGGGTGGTGGAAGCTGTTCCCGGAAGGGCACAGGAGTGGTGCAGCCCTTACCCCCAGCTCAAACAGTGACTGTGAGCCAGGGCagccagacagaggcagagagtgtGGCCGCCAAGAAGGCAGACGCAGATGGGAGTGGCCAGCAGAGTGTGGGCATGAACCTGACCCGGACGGCCACGCCAGCCCCCAGCCAGACGCTTATTAGCTCAG ccacatacacacagatccAGCCCCATTCACtgattcagcagcagcagcagatccaCCTCCAGCAGAAACAAGTGGTGATCCAGCAGCAGATCGCCATCCACCACCAGCAGCAGTTCCAGCACCGCCAGTCCCAGTTGcttcacacagccacacacctccagttggcccagcagcagcagcaacagcagcagcagcagcagcagcagccgcaagCAACAACCCTCACTGCCCCTCAGCCAGCCCAGGTCCCACCTACTCAGCAGGTCCCACCCTCCCAGTCCCAACAGCAAGCTCAGACCCTGGTGGTCCAACCCATGCTTCAGTCTTCACCCCTGTCTCTTCCACCTGACCCAACCCCCAAACCACCCATCCCCATTCAGTCCAAACCACCTGTAGCACCCATCAAACCTCCTCAACTGGGAGCTGCTAAGATGTCAGCTACCCAGCAGCCACCACCACATATCCCTGTGCAAGTTGTTGGTACCCGGCAGCCAGGTACAGCCCAGGCACAGGCTTTGGGATTAGCACAGCTGGCAGCTGCTGTACCTACTTCCCGGGGAATGCCAGGGGCAGTCCAGCCTGGCCAGGCCCATCTGGCCTCCTCGCCACCTTCATCACAGGCTTCTGGTGCACTTCAGGAGTGTCCTCCCGCGTTGGCGCCCGGGATGACCCTTGCTCCTGTACAGGGAACGGCACATGTGGTCAAGGGTGGGCCTACAGCCTCCTCCCCTGTCATGGCCCAAGTCCCTGCTGCTTTCTACATGCAGTCTGTGCACCTGCCG GGTAAACCCCAGACATTGGCTGTGAAACGAAAAGCTGAgtctgaggaggagagagatgaCGGCTCCACATTGGGCTCTGTGCTTCCCGCAAAGGCATCACCAGCATCAGAGAGCCCAAAGGTGCTGGAGGAGAAGAACAGTGTTGGAg agaaagCTGAACCAGTGGCCAGTTTGAATGCTAATCCTCCAAGCAGTGACTTAGTAGCCTTGGCCCCTACCCCATCAGTACCACCTCCTACTCTAGCCTTGGTGTCCAGACAGATGGGCGACTCAAAACCCCCACAGGCCATTGTGAAGCCACAGATTCTCACGCACATCATTGAAGGCTTTGTTATCCAGGAAGGAGCAGAGCCTTTCCCG GTGGGATGTTCTCAGTTACTGAAGGAATCTGAGAAGCCACTGCAGGCTGGCCTTCTGACAGGGCTGAATGAGAGTCAGTCAAGTGGCCCTTTGGGAGGAGACAGCCCCTCCATAG AGTTAGATAAGAAAGCCAGTCTCCTAAAGTGCGAGTACTGCGGGAAGTACGCCCCGGCAGAGCAGTTCCGTGGCTCTAAGAGGTTTTGCTCCATGACGTGTGCAAAGAG GTACAATGTGAGCTGTAGCCACCAGTTCCgcctgaagagaaaaaaaatgaaggagttTCAGGAAGCCAGCTACGCCCGTGTTCGGAGGCGAGGACCCCGCCGCAGCTCTTCCGACATTGCGCGTGCTAAGATCCAGGGCAAGCGCCATCGG GGTCAGGAGGACTCGAGCCGGGGCTCGGATAATTCCAGTTATGACGAAGCACTCTCCCCAACATCTCCTGGGCCACTGTCAGTAAGACCTGGACATGGAGAACGTGACCTAGGAAACACCATTACAGCTCCACCTACACCAGAATTGCATGGCATCAACCCTGTGTTTCTGTCCAGTAATCCCAGCCGATGGAGTGTGGAGGAGGTCTACGAGTTTATTGCTTCTCTGCAAG GCTGCCAAGAGATTGCAGAAGAGTTTCGTTCCCAGGAGATTGATGGACAAGCCCTTTTATTACTTAAAGAAGAACATCTTATGAGTGCCATGAACATCAAATTAGGTCCTGCCCTCAAGATCTGTGCCAAGATCAATGTCCTCAAGGAGACCTAA
- the Phc1 gene encoding polyhomeotic-like protein 1 isoform X9: protein MYLRVNRTLGRNVPLASQLILMPNGAVAAVQQEVPPAQSPGVHADADQVQNLAVRNQQASAQGPQMPGSTQKAIPPGASPVSGLSQASSQALAVAQASSGASGQSLNLSQAGGGSGNSLPGSMGPGGGGQAPGGLGQLPSSGLGGGSCSRKGTGVVQPLPPAQTVTVSQGSQTEAESVAAKKADADGSGQQSVGMNLTRTATPAPSQTLISSATYTQIQPHSLIQQQQQIHLQQKQVVIQQQIAIHHQQQFQHRQSQLLHTATHLQLAQQQQQQQQQQQQQPQATTLTAPQPAQVPPTQQVPPSQSQQQAQTLVVQPMLQSSPLSLPPDPTPKPPIPIQSKPPVAPIKPPQLGAAKMSATQQPPPHIPVQVVGTRQPGTAQAQALGLAQLAAAVPTSRGMPGAVQPGQAHLASSPPSSQASGALQECPPALAPGMTLAPVQGTAHVVKGGPTASSPVMAQVPAAFYMQSVHLPGKPQTLAVKRKAESEEERDDGSTLGSVLPAKASPASESPKVLEEKNSVGEKAEPVASLNANPPSSDLVALAPTPSVPPPTLALVSRQMGDSKPPQAIVKPQILTHIIEGFVIQEGAEPFPVGCSQLLKESEKPLQAGLLTGLNESQSSGPLGGDSPSIELDKKASLLKCEYCGKYAPAEQFRGSKRFCSMTCAKRYNVSCSHQFRLKRKKMKEFQEASYARVRRRGPRRSSSDIARAKIQGKRHRGQEDSSRGSDNSSYDEALSPTSPGPLSVRPGHGERDLGNTITAPPTPELHGINPVFLSSNPSRWSVEEVYEFIASLQGCQEIAEEFRSQEIDGQALLLLKEEHLMSAMNIKLGPALKICAKINVLKET from the exons ATGTATCTGCGG GTTAACCGGACCTTGGGCCGGAATGTGCCTCTAGCCTCCCAACTCATCCTGATGCCCAATGGGGCAGTGGCTGCAGTCCAGCAGGAGGTGCCACCCGCTCAGTCTCCGGGAGTTCATGCAGATGCAGATCAG GTGCAGAACTTGGCAGTGAGGAACCAGCAGGCCTCAGCTCAAGGACCCCAGATGCCAGGCTCCACTCAGAAGGCCATCCCTCCTGGAGCTTCTCCTGTTTCTGGCCTCTCCCAGGCTTCTAGCCAGGCCCTAGCTGTGGCCCAGGCTTCTTCTGGGGCCTCAGGCCAGTCACTGAACCTTAGTCAAGCTGGTGGAGGCAGTGGGAATAGCCTCCCAGGCTCTATGGGCCCAGGTGGAGGTGGCCAGGCGCCTGGGGGCTTGGGTCAGTTGCCATCTTCAGGATTGGGTGGTGGAAGCTGTTCCCGGAAGGGCACAGGAGTGGTGCAGCCCTTACCCCCAGCTCAAACAGTGACTGTGAGCCAGGGCagccagacagaggcagagagtgtGGCCGCCAAGAAGGCAGACGCAGATGGGAGTGGCCAGCAGAGTGTGGGCATGAACCTGACCCGGACGGCCACGCCAGCCCCCAGCCAGACGCTTATTAGCTCAG ccacatacacacagatccAGCCCCATTCACtgattcagcagcagcagcagatccaCCTCCAGCAGAAACAAGTGGTGATCCAGCAGCAGATCGCCATCCACCACCAGCAGCAGTTCCAGCACCGCCAGTCCCAGTTGcttcacacagccacacacctccagttggcccagcagcagcagcaacagcagcagcagcagcagcagcagccgcaagCAACAACCCTCACTGCCCCTCAGCCAGCCCAGGTCCCACCTACTCAGCAGGTCCCACCCTCCCAGTCCCAACAGCAAGCTCAGACCCTGGTGGTCCAACCCATGCTTCAGTCTTCACCCCTGTCTCTTCCACCTGACCCAACCCCCAAACCACCCATCCCCATTCAGTCCAAACCACCTGTAGCACCCATCAAACCTCCTCAACTGGGAGCTGCTAAGATGTCAGCTACCCAGCAGCCACCACCACATATCCCTGTGCAAGTTGTTGGTACCCGGCAGCCAGGTACAGCCCAGGCACAGGCTTTGGGATTAGCACAGCTGGCAGCTGCTGTACCTACTTCCCGGGGAATGCCAGGGGCAGTCCAGCCTGGCCAGGCCCATCTGGCCTCCTCGCCACCTTCATCACAGGCTTCTGGTGCACTTCAGGAGTGTCCTCCCGCGTTGGCGCCCGGGATGACCCTTGCTCCTGTACAGGGAACGGCACATGTGGTCAAGGGTGGGCCTACAGCCTCCTCCCCTGTCATGGCCCAAGTCCCTGCTGCTTTCTACATGCAGTCTGTGCACCTGCCG GGTAAACCCCAGACATTGGCTGTGAAACGAAAAGCTGAgtctgaggaggagagagatgaCGGCTCCACATTGGGCTCTGTGCTTCCCGCAAAGGCATCACCAGCATCAGAGAGCCCAAAGGTGCTGGAGGAGAAGAACAGTGTTGGAg agaaagCTGAACCAGTGGCCAGTTTGAATGCTAATCCTCCAAGCAGTGACTTAGTAGCCTTGGCCCCTACCCCATCAGTACCACCTCCTACTCTAGCCTTGGTGTCCAGACAGATGGGCGACTCAAAACCCCCACAGGCCATTGTGAAGCCACAGATTCTCACGCACATCATTGAAGGCTTTGTTATCCAGGAAGGAGCAGAGCCTTTCCCG GTGGGATGTTCTCAGTTACTGAAGGAATCTGAGAAGCCACTGCAGGCTGGCCTTCTGACAGGGCTGAATGAGAGTCAGTCAAGTGGCCCTTTGGGAGGAGACAGCCCCTCCATAG AGTTAGATAAGAAAGCCAGTCTCCTAAAGTGCGAGTACTGCGGGAAGTACGCCCCGGCAGAGCAGTTCCGTGGCTCTAAGAGGTTTTGCTCCATGACGTGTGCAAAGAG GTACAATGTGAGCTGTAGCCACCAGTTCCgcctgaagagaaaaaaaatgaaggagttTCAGGAAGCCAGCTACGCCCGTGTTCGGAGGCGAGGACCCCGCCGCAGCTCTTCCGACATTGCGCGTGCTAAGATCCAGGGCAAGCGCCATCGG GGTCAGGAGGACTCGAGCCGGGGCTCGGATAATTCCAGTTATGACGAAGCACTCTCCCCAACATCTCCTGGGCCACTGTCAGTAAGACCTGGACATGGAGAACGTGACCTAGGAAACACCATTACAGCTCCACCTACACCAGAATTGCATGGCATCAACCCTGTGTTTCTGTCCAGTAATCCCAGCCGATGGAGTGTGGAGGAGGTCTACGAGTTTATTGCTTCTCTGCAAG GCTGCCAAGAGATTGCAGAAGAGTTTCGTTCCCAGGAGATTGATGGACAAGCCCTTTTATTACTTAAAGAAGAACATCTTATGAGTGCCATGAACATCAAATTAGGTCCTGCCCTCAAGATCTGTGCCAAGATCAATGTCCTCAAGGAGACCTAA
- the Phc1 gene encoding polyhomeotic-like protein 1 isoform X7 → METESEQNSSSTNGSSSSGGSSRPQIAQMSLYERQAVQALQALQRQPNAAQYFHQFMLQQQLSNAQLHSLAAVQQATIAASRQASSPNSSTAQQQSATTQASINLATTSAAQLISRSQSVSSPSATTLTQSVLLGNTTSPPLNQSQAQMYLRVQNLAVRNQQASAQGPQMPGSTQKAIPPGASPVSGLSQASSQALAVAQASSGASGQSLNLSQAGGGSGNSLPGSMGPGGGGQAPGGLGQLPSSGLGGGSCSRKGTGVVQPLPPAQTVTVSQGSQTEAESVAAKKADADGSGQQSVGMNLTRTATPAPSQTLISSATYTQIQPHSLIQQQQQIHLQQKQVVIQQQIAIHHQQQFQHRQSQLLHTATHLQLAQQQQQQQQQQQQQPQATTLTAPQPAQVPPTQQVPPSQSQQQAQTLVVQPMLQSSPLSLPPDPTPKPPIPIQSKPPVAPIKPPQLGAAKMSATQQPPPHIPVQVVGTRQPGTAQAQALGLAQLAAAVPTSRGMPGAVQPGQAHLASSPPSSQASGALQECPPALAPGMTLAPVQGTAHVVKGGPTASSPVMAQVPAAFYMQSVHLPGKPQTLAVKRKAESEEERDDGSTLGSVLPAKASPASESPKVLEEKNSVGEKAEPVASLNANPPSSDLVALAPTPSVPPPTLALVSRQMGDSKPPQAIVKPQILTHIIEGFVIQEGAEPFPVGCSQLLKESEKPLQAGLLTGLNESQSSGPLGGDSPSIELDKKASLLKCEYCGKYAPAEQFRGSKRFCSMTCAKRYNVSCSHQFRLKRKKMKEFQEASYARVRRRGPRRSSSDIARAKIQGKRHRGQEDSSRGSDNSSYDEALSPTSPGPLSVRPGHGERDLGNTITAPPTPELHGINPVFLSSNPSRWSVEEVYEFIASLQGCQEIAEEFRSQEIDGQALLLLKEEHLMSAMNIKLGPALKICAKINVLKET, encoded by the exons GCCACAATTGCTGCCAGTCGGCAGGCTAGCTCCCCAAACAGCAGCACTGCACAGCAGCAGAGTGCTACCACCCAGGCCTCG ATCAACCTGGCGACCACATCAGCTGCGCAGCTCATCAGCCGATCCCAGAGTGTGAGCTCTCCCAGTGCTACCACCTTGACCCAGTCTGTGTTACTGGGGAACACTACTTCCCCACCCCTCAACCAGTCCCAGGCCCAGATGTATCTGCGG GTGCAGAACTTGGCAGTGAGGAACCAGCAGGCCTCAGCTCAAGGACCCCAGATGCCAGGCTCCACTCAGAAGGCCATCCCTCCTGGAGCTTCTCCTGTTTCTGGCCTCTCCCAGGCTTCTAGCCAGGCCCTAGCTGTGGCCCAGGCTTCTTCTGGGGCCTCAGGCCAGTCACTGAACCTTAGTCAAGCTGGTGGAGGCAGTGGGAATAGCCTCCCAGGCTCTATGGGCCCAGGTGGAGGTGGCCAGGCGCCTGGGGGCTTGGGTCAGTTGCCATCTTCAGGATTGGGTGGTGGAAGCTGTTCCCGGAAGGGCACAGGAGTGGTGCAGCCCTTACCCCCAGCTCAAACAGTGACTGTGAGCCAGGGCagccagacagaggcagagagtgtGGCCGCCAAGAAGGCAGACGCAGATGGGAGTGGCCAGCAGAGTGTGGGCATGAACCTGACCCGGACGGCCACGCCAGCCCCCAGCCAGACGCTTATTAGCTCAG ccacatacacacagatccAGCCCCATTCACtgattcagcagcagcagcagatccaCCTCCAGCAGAAACAAGTGGTGATCCAGCAGCAGATCGCCATCCACCACCAGCAGCAGTTCCAGCACCGCCAGTCCCAGTTGcttcacacagccacacacctccagttggcccagcagcagcagcaacagcagcagcagcagcagcagcagccgcaagCAACAACCCTCACTGCCCCTCAGCCAGCCCAGGTCCCACCTACTCAGCAGGTCCCACCCTCCCAGTCCCAACAGCAAGCTCAGACCCTGGTGGTCCAACCCATGCTTCAGTCTTCACCCCTGTCTCTTCCACCTGACCCAACCCCCAAACCACCCATCCCCATTCAGTCCAAACCACCTGTAGCACCCATCAAACCTCCTCAACTGGGAGCTGCTAAGATGTCAGCTACCCAGCAGCCACCACCACATATCCCTGTGCAAGTTGTTGGTACCCGGCAGCCAGGTACAGCCCAGGCACAGGCTTTGGGATTAGCACAGCTGGCAGCTGCTGTACCTACTTCCCGGGGAATGCCAGGGGCAGTCCAGCCTGGCCAGGCCCATCTGGCCTCCTCGCCACCTTCATCACAGGCTTCTGGTGCACTTCAGGAGTGTCCTCCCGCGTTGGCGCCCGGGATGACCCTTGCTCCTGTACAGGGAACGGCACATGTGGTCAAGGGTGGGCCTACAGCCTCCTCCCCTGTCATGGCCCAAGTCCCTGCTGCTTTCTACATGCAGTCTGTGCACCTGCCG GGTAAACCCCAGACATTGGCTGTGAAACGAAAAGCTGAgtctgaggaggagagagatgaCGGCTCCACATTGGGCTCTGTGCTTCCCGCAAAGGCATCACCAGCATCAGAGAGCCCAAAGGTGCTGGAGGAGAAGAACAGTGTTGGAg agaaagCTGAACCAGTGGCCAGTTTGAATGCTAATCCTCCAAGCAGTGACTTAGTAGCCTTGGCCCCTACCCCATCAGTACCACCTCCTACTCTAGCCTTGGTGTCCAGACAGATGGGCGACTCAAAACCCCCACAGGCCATTGTGAAGCCACAGATTCTCACGCACATCATTGAAGGCTTTGTTATCCAGGAAGGAGCAGAGCCTTTCCCG GTGGGATGTTCTCAGTTACTGAAGGAATCTGAGAAGCCACTGCAGGCTGGCCTTCTGACAGGGCTGAATGAGAGTCAGTCAAGTGGCCCTTTGGGAGGAGACAGCCCCTCCATAG AGTTAGATAAGAAAGCCAGTCTCCTAAAGTGCGAGTACTGCGGGAAGTACGCCCCGGCAGAGCAGTTCCGTGGCTCTAAGAGGTTTTGCTCCATGACGTGTGCAAAGAG GTACAATGTGAGCTGTAGCCACCAGTTCCgcctgaagagaaaaaaaatgaaggagttTCAGGAAGCCAGCTACGCCCGTGTTCGGAGGCGAGGACCCCGCCGCAGCTCTTCCGACATTGCGCGTGCTAAGATCCAGGGCAAGCGCCATCGG GGTCAGGAGGACTCGAGCCGGGGCTCGGATAATTCCAGTTATGACGAAGCACTCTCCCCAACATCTCCTGGGCCACTGTCAGTAAGACCTGGACATGGAGAACGTGACCTAGGAAACACCATTACAGCTCCACCTACACCAGAATTGCATGGCATCAACCCTGTGTTTCTGTCCAGTAATCCCAGCCGATGGAGTGTGGAGGAGGTCTACGAGTTTATTGCTTCTCTGCAAG GCTGCCAAGAGATTGCAGAAGAGTTTCGTTCCCAGGAGATTGATGGACAAGCCCTTTTATTACTTAAAGAAGAACATCTTATGAGTGCCATGAACATCAAATTAGGTCCTGCCCTCAAGATCTGTGCCAAGATCAATGTCCTCAAGGAGACCTAA
- the Phc1 gene encoding polyhomeotic-like protein 1 isoform X5 codes for METESEQNSSSTNGSSSSGGSSRPQIAQMSLYERQAVQALQALQRQPNAAQYFHQFMLQQQLSNAQLHSLAAVQQATIAASRQASSPNSSTAQQQSATTQASINLATTSAAQLISRSQSVSSPSATTLTQSVLLGNTTSPPLNQSQAQMYLRVNRTLGRNVPLASQLILMPNGAVAAVQQEVPPAQSPGVHADADQVQNLAVRNQQASAQGPQMPGSTQKAIPPGASPVSGLSQASSQALAVAQASSGASGQSLNLSQAGGGSGNSLPGSMGPGGGGQAPGGLGQLPSSGLGGGSCSRKGTGVVQPLPPAQTVTVSQGSQTEAESVAAKKADADGSGQQSVGMNLTRTATPAPSQTLISSATYTQIQPHSLIQQQQQIHLQQKQVVIQQQIAIHHQQQFQHRQSQLLHTATHLQLAQQQQQQQQQQQQQPQATTLTAPQPAQVPPTQQVPPSQSQQQAQTLVVQPMLQSSPLSLPPDPTPKPPIPIQSKPPVAPIKPPQLGAAKMSATQQPPPHIPVQVVGTRQPGTAQAQALGLAQLAAAVPTSRGMPGAVQPGQAHLASSPPSSQASGALQECPPALAPGMTLAPVQGTAHVVKGGPTASSPVMAQVPAAFYMQSVHLPGKPQTLAVKRKAESEEERDDGSTLGSVLPAKASPASESPKVLEEKNSVGEKAEPVASLNANPPSSDLVALAPTPSVPPPTLALVSRQMGDSKPPQAIVKPQILTHIIEGFVIQEGAEPFPVGCSQLLKESEKPLQAGLLTGLNESQSSGPLGGDSPSIELDKKASLLKCEYCGKYAPAEQFRGSKRFCSMTCAKRYNVSCSHQFRLKRKKMKEFQEASYARVRRRGPRRSSSDIARAKIQGKRHRGQEDSSRGSDNSSYDEALSPTSPGPLSVRPGHGERDLGNTITAPPTPELHGINPVFLSSNPSRWSVEEVYEFIASLQGCQEIAEEFRSQEIDGQALLLLKEEHLMSAMNIKLGPALKICAKINVLKET; via the exons GCCACAATTGCTGCCAGTCGGCAGGCTAGCTCCCCAAACAGCAGCACTGCACAGCAGCAGAGTGCTACCACCCAGGCCTCG ATCAACCTGGCGACCACATCAGCTGCGCAGCTCATCAGCCGATCCCAGAGTGTGAGCTCTCCCAGTGCTACCACCTTGACCCAGTCTGTGTTACTGGGGAACACTACTTCCCCACCCCTCAACCAGTCCCAGGCCCAGATGTATCTGCGG GTTAACCGGACCTTGGGCCGGAATGTGCCTCTAGCCTCCCAACTCATCCTGATGCCCAATGGGGCAGTGGCTGCAGTCCAGCAGGAGGTGCCACCCGCTCAGTCTCCGGGAGTTCATGCAGATGCAGATCAG GTGCAGAACTTGGCAGTGAGGAACCAGCAGGCCTCAGCTCAAGGACCCCAGATGCCAGGCTCCACTCAGAAGGCCATCCCTCCTGGAGCTTCTCCTGTTTCTGGCCTCTCCCAGGCTTCTAGCCAGGCCCTAGCTGTGGCCCAGGCTTCTTCTGGGGCCTCAGGCCAGTCACTGAACCTTAGTCAAGCTGGTGGAGGCAGTGGGAATAGCCTCCCAGGCTCTATGGGCCCAGGTGGAGGTGGCCAGGCGCCTGGGGGCTTGGGTCAGTTGCCATCTTCAGGATTGGGTGGTGGAAGCTGTTCCCGGAAGGGCACAGGAGTGGTGCAGCCCTTACCCCCAGCTCAAACAGTGACTGTGAGCCAGGGCagccagacagaggcagagagtgtGGCCGCCAAGAAGGCAGACGCAGATGGGAGTGGCCAGCAGAGTGTGGGCATGAACCTGACCCGGACGGCCACGCCAGCCCCCAGCCAGACGCTTATTAGCTCAG ccacatacacacagatccAGCCCCATTCACtgattcagcagcagcagcagatccaCCTCCAGCAGAAACAAGTGGTGATCCAGCAGCAGATCGCCATCCACCACCAGCAGCAGTTCCAGCACCGCCAGTCCCAGTTGcttcacacagccacacacctccagttggcccagcagcagcagcaacagcagcagcagcagcagcagcagccgcaagCAACAACCCTCACTGCCCCTCAGCCAGCCCAGGTCCCACCTACTCAGCAGGTCCCACCCTCCCAGTCCCAACAGCAAGCTCAGACCCTGGTGGTCCAACCCATGCTTCAGTCTTCACCCCTGTCTCTTCCACCTGACCCAACCCCCAAACCACCCATCCCCATTCAGTCCAAACCACCTGTAGCACCCATCAAACCTCCTCAACTGGGAGCTGCTAAGATGTCAGCTACCCAGCAGCCACCACCACATATCCCTGTGCAAGTTGTTGGTACCCGGCAGCCAGGTACAGCCCAGGCACAGGCTTTGGGATTAGCACAGCTGGCAGCTGCTGTACCTACTTCCCGGGGAATGCCAGGGGCAGTCCAGCCTGGCCAGGCCCATCTGGCCTCCTCGCCACCTTCATCACAGGCTTCTGGTGCACTTCAGGAGTGTCCTCCCGCGTTGGCGCCCGGGATGACCCTTGCTCCTGTACAGGGAACGGCACATGTGGTCAAGGGTGGGCCTACAGCCTCCTCCCCTGTCATGGCCCAAGTCCCTGCTGCTTTCTACATGCAGTCTGTGCACCTGCCG GGTAAACCCCAGACATTGGCTGTGAAACGAAAAGCTGAgtctgaggaggagagagatgaCGGCTCCACATTGGGCTCTGTGCTTCCCGCAAAGGCATCACCAGCATCAGAGAGCCCAAAGGTGCTGGAGGAGAAGAACAGTGTTGGAg agaaagCTGAACCAGTGGCCAGTTTGAATGCTAATCCTCCAAGCAGTGACTTAGTAGCCTTGGCCCCTACCCCATCAGTACCACCTCCTACTCTAGCCTTGGTGTCCAGACAGATGGGCGACTCAAAACCCCCACAGGCCATTGTGAAGCCACAGATTCTCACGCACATCATTGAAGGCTTTGTTATCCAGGAAGGAGCAGAGCCTTTCCCG GTGGGATGTTCTCAGTTACTGAAGGAATCTGAGAAGCCACTGCAGGCTGGCCTTCTGACAGGGCTGAATGAGAGTCAGTCAAGTGGCCCTTTGGGAGGAGACAGCCCCTCCATAG AGTTAGATAAGAAAGCCAGTCTCCTAAAGTGCGAGTACTGCGGGAAGTACGCCCCGGCAGAGCAGTTCCGTGGCTCTAAGAGGTTTTGCTCCATGACGTGTGCAAAGAG GTACAATGTGAGCTGTAGCCACCAGTTCCgcctgaagagaaaaaaaatgaaggagttTCAGGAAGCCAGCTACGCCCGTGTTCGGAGGCGAGGACCCCGCCGCAGCTCTTCCGACATTGCGCGTGCTAAGATCCAGGGCAAGCGCCATCGG GGTCAGGAGGACTCGAGCCGGGGCTCGGATAATTCCAGTTATGACGAAGCACTCTCCCCAACATCTCCTGGGCCACTGTCAGTAAGACCTGGACATGGAGAACGTGACCTAGGAAACACCATTACAGCTCCACCTACACCAGAATTGCATGGCATCAACCCTGTGTTTCTGTCCAGTAATCCCAGCCGATGGAGTGTGGAGGAGGTCTACGAGTTTATTGCTTCTCTGCAAG GCTGCCAAGAGATTGCAGAAGAGTTTCGTTCCCAGGAGATTGATGGACAAGCCCTTTTATTACTTAAAGAAGAACATCTTATGAGTGCCATGAACATCAAATTAGGTCCTGCCCTCAAGATCTGTGCCAAGATCAATGTCCTCAAGGAGACCTAA